AATAACCCAGAGCGAGATTttcccctatcccagaatgctgtgttgaccctccagaccctcctcctcagcgctgtggaggagggtccggCAATGCAAGGCTAGTTTGTCACATATACACATGTTTATTTAGTTGAAAACAGTTCATTTGTGTTGTGATTTTAGTGTATTGAATAATTATGGTTATGTTATCTTATCTTAATTTTGATTTGAGTAAGCGGTGATGACGATATGGGGGTGTTTGGGGGGGTAGGatgttgtaaatgtgtgtgtttgtatgcagtTTTTAATCATAACGGGGGGGGAAAACTTCCATAACAGGTCAACTTCGAAGCCAATCTTAAGCCCTTTATGGACTTCATAAACCACTTCATGtactaaaaataacatgaactACAATCTCTATAGGCGGATTTAGCAAAACTATAAATAAGCAGCCGGGATCGGATCGAGGTCTCCTTGAGACTTGGGTGTCTGTGTTAAACAAAAGGCTTTCTCTaggcgcggggggggggggcagtgagcAGCATCTGGAGAGCTTCACTGTGACAGCAGGCCTGCTTGGGGTTCCTCTGGATGTTACAGGTCTAACAGGGAACAGCCATCTGTCCTCCAGGGAATGTGGTCTGAGCACGCCACGTCTCGGGGTATTTCACATTTTAACGGCTACTCAGCGTTTACGGTACGCCGGCGGGGTCTGGGGACATGCACGCACTTCCCCAGAAAGTCCAGGATCCGGTCCAGAAACCTTTGGTTGAGCAAGAAAACTGACTACTGATGTCACTTCTGTTGCCAAAAAAcatctcgggttacgtatgtaacccttgtcccccgagataggggaacaagagttacgtatgtaaccctggtTCCCCGAGACGacgttacgtatgtaaccctggtTCCCCAAGATAGGGAACAAGGATTACATATGTAACCCTGGTTCCCCGAGACGacgttacgtatgtaaccctggtTCCCCAAGATAGGGAACGAGATAGGGAACcagggttacgtatgtaacccttgttccccgagataagGGAACaggggttacgtatgtaacccttgttccccgagataagGGAACaggggttacgtatgtaaccctggttccccgagatagggaaCGCGAtaggggaacaagggttacgtatgtaaccctagTTCCCCGAGATAAGGGAACaggggttacgtatgtaaccctgcttccccgagataggggaacgagacaagTTGTGATCCCAATCCCAGCATCTGAAAAGCCTCCGATACAGCTTTCAATGTTGGTATCAGCATCTGAAAGTACCGCAGTTtaagaaaatctactttaaataAGTTGATTTGGGTTCTTTCTCCATTacgactgactgtcaaactggattaTAAAAGAGTTTTTGTCACCAAAAGTtcaacctgagccagaccaacaacaaaaatagaaatcatatcacatccatataTCCATAGAttgtagtatacagctgttaaatcaTAATAGGACACACAGGTATCGGATCCATACTATACATAAGAACCGGTCTCAGACCATTTCCACCAAAAACCACGCCTCCACCTGAGCTTTGACACATGTTCTCTAgttcaaaaaataacaaaaacaacatctaAAATGGTCTCTCATATTAGAAATACCTTCTTCTTGTAGTGTAAGTTACGCTTCTATTCATTTAGACATTAAATGCTGTTAAGacttgtactgtatatgctgCAGAGACCTTTTAAAATCCTCTTGTTTATCAACCCGAAATAGAGACTGGGATGGTTTCCAGTGCTGAGAGCAGCTTTTTCCACGAGAAGCTGCTGTTAAGGAGACCATTTGGAGCTTCTATTTTAGGATTATCATTTCCTATGCATGTGTCGGTATGTTTGCATCTCAAAAGATCCACGATCCAGAACCGGACGACAAGTCAATAGAGAATGACATTTTGGGCAAATCCAGGACTTGGGAGCTGGGATCCTCGTCTCTgtctccgcccccccccccccccccctgggacTTTGAGCTAGCCAAGTCTTGGGGTCAAAGTGCAGCTTTGAAGAGAAACCTTGTGCTTCTGACTAAACACTGATGTCTACTAAAGCCGTGGCACCTTTGCTGTGGTTTGCAGCTCTTTGAGAGTCCCCCCCATCGGTGGTCCTCGGGGTGCCCCTCACTGGTAGCACAGGTAGCGGATGATGAGCTTGGGTACGTGGAGTTGACCCATGACCTCCAGAGCTCTGGTGCCCAGTGTCTTCCTCACCGCCAGCCTGCTGAGCTGCTGCAGGGTCATGGGGGTGGCTATGGACAggacgacaacaacaacaacaacaacaacgaggAGTTAGCTCATGGAAGAGAATATaaggaaaggaagaagaattatgaaaaacaaacgtgaaaaaagtaagaaaatccCTTTAATTAACAGGGCAGGACATTCAAAATGACAATGTCTTGCCCTGTTAAATACAACCTTTTAGCACTTTTTGTAACCAACCTTAACTGCCTGGACATGGTTCATTTTAGGACTAATTAAGTCATAATTCTTCCTCCTTTTAATGGGTAATAGGTGTGGAATATGGATACATCAATAAGCTCAAACTTGTCAACTGGATACCGAACGGACTGGATGTAGGAGTGAGGATAAGAAAGCACTGTATGATGTTATCATGTAATTATTCTTTTAATGTACATATGTTTAGGGCTTGGTCGTTCTCTCCCCTGTCATGTATTCAGctgtcctttcaaaataaaggccgaatAGGCCCCGAATAATCCTTAAAATAAATCGATTCTCCAATAAAACCGACCTTTGTCTGAGTGATCtgaaatggataaaaaaaacactgaaatcaaCCTTTAAAAATGGTAAATATGGTAATATAATGTTCAGGAAAGAGTACTTTAAATACTTAATTTAAACATAAATCTGATGCTGGTGCATTATAAAATATATCTGAGCGTCGCTTCTGGCTTAGACAATGTCCAGCATAAGTACATGgccagtggtgtgtgtgtttgtgtgtgtgtgtgtgtgtgtgtatatttatgagGACCATGGTAAACAACAGGTGTCATCAGTCTGAGACATTTCCTGGAATTGACATGCGATCCTTGCCTGCCACCCGCTGGTGAGACATTGACACTACACTGTTGTGCAGAGTTACACCAACTACACACTGGGAG
The genomic region above belongs to Etheostoma spectabile isolate EspeVRDwgs_2016 unplaced genomic scaffold, UIUC_Espe_1.0 scaffold00010031, whole genome shotgun sequence and contains:
- the LOC116679257 gene encoding ankyrin repeat and SOCS box protein 13-like, yielding MVEMLVEFGADVYARDQHNRRPVDYAAPGSPSATCLRFYATTPMTLQQLSRLAVRKTLGTRALEVMGQLHVPKLIIRYLCYQ